In Rutidosis leptorrhynchoides isolate AG116_Rl617_1_P2 chromosome 6, CSIRO_AGI_Rlap_v1, whole genome shotgun sequence, the DNA window ACTTATATATACCTTCCATTTGaagcaataaaataaacaaacgatCAAATCCCATAGAACTGAATTAAATCTAATACCACTATGAATATATATGAGCATATGATTGCaacatatattaataatttatacggattcgaattattattatcataagatacactataataatttaataattataatcattataAATTTAAAAGGTATAATATTTGggtgatgattctcacacacacttttttgatcctcacacaccaattgagtattattagaagagtaaaaggttaaaataggtgtgtgaggatcaaaaaagtgtgtgtgagaatcatccccataatatttatataatattaacaatataaaaGAAAATTTAGCTTATGATTTGAAAATGACCTTTTAAAGATTCATTATATATGACCTTTCATCCTACCATCCCAATGACACCCCTTATATATACAAGTACACCTTAACCTCCTCTATCATTCCAATAACAATCAACTCACCTTCACAATCAAACTTACAAACACTTTTATATATTCTATTGAACACTTCAAAACTAACTACACTTCAAAACTACACCTTATATCCCATCAAAATTTCCTAAAAATGTTTAGTTTTTCGAATCAAAACAAATTTTGTGGTCGTCGATGTGTCTGGGTCAACGGCCCTGTCATAGTAGGGGCCGGACCCTCAGGGCTAGCTGTCTCAGCTTGCCTTAGGGAACAAGGCATTCCATTTGTAGTCATCGAAAGATCTGACTGCATTGCTTCTTTGTGGCAAAAACGCACCTATGACCGCCTAAAACTACACCTCCCGAAAAAATTCTGCCAACTTCCAAAACTACCCTTTCCCGAAGAATACCCCGAATACCCCACAAAAAGACAATTTATCACGTATCTCGAAAACTATGCACAAAAATTCGGCATTAAGCCACAATTCAATGAGTGTGTGCAGTCTGCTAAGTATGATGAAGCCTGCAAGCTCTGGCGGGTTGTGACAGTCTCAACAAATGGGTCGGGCCGGGCTGAAACTGAGTATATTTGCCAAATGCTTGTAGTGGCAAGTGGAGAAAATGCCGAAGGCGTAGTACCCGAAATTGATGGACTAAAAGACTTTTCCAGTGAAGTGATCCATGCAAAAGACTACAAATCCGGCGAGAAATATCAAGGAAAGAAAGTATTAGTCGTCGGATGTGGAAATTCAGGCATGGAGTTATCACTAGACCTTTCCAACCACAATGCTAAACCATTCATGGTGGTTCGAAGCTCGgtaagctagcaatcttgaaatTTTTTATAAACCCATGAAAAATATCAAATCTTTTTCCAAGAAAGTAAATACCCATTATAAATTAGCATCTaaattgtttatttttatttgcaGGTTCATGTTCTGCCTAGAGAAATCATGGGAAAATCAACATTTGATATAGCCATGGTGGTAATGAAATGGCTACCTTTATGGCTGGTTGACAAACTTATATTACTCCTAGCATGGTTCATTCTTGGAAACACACAAAATTATGGAATCAAAAGACCCTCTTTAGGCCCATTACAACTCAAAAACCACTATGGAAAAACGCCAGTTCTTGACATTGGTGCACTTGAAAAAGTTCGGTCAGGCGAGATCACGGTTGTCCCTGGGATCAAAAGATTCAACTGCAATTCAGTTGAACTTGTTAATGGCGAAACACTCGATATAGATTCAGTTGTTTTGGCAACTGGGTACTGTAGTAATGTCCCTTACTGGCTTCAGGTGAGCAAATGCTTCCATTTTTATTATGTATATAACAATAAAGATTGAATCTTTCATGTTGACTAATAGACTTttgacttatttgattaacaggaAACTGAATTCTTTGCTAAAAATGGATTCCCAAAAACCCCATTTCCAAATGGTTGGAAGGGAAAGTGTGGATTGTATGCATCAGGGTTTACAAGAAGAGGTCTTGCTGGTGCATCTGCTGATGCTATTAAAATTTCTGAAGATATTGCAAAAGTATGGAATGAAGAATTTAATCAGAGAAAATTGAAAGTTCCTTCACTCAGAAGATGTATTTCAACTTTTTAGTTTAACTATTGTTCAATGAACAAAAAATGGTATGATAGTTTACTGGAGTgtataaaaatatatgtaaaaaacaAGTTATAGAGAGAGAGTATAGTAAGAGAGTAGCAGTCACTATAAACCCCTCAAAAAAATATTAGAAAAATGTAAGGGCATTTTGTATAGAGTTAGGATTATGAGGCtaactttgttaattatcttttgtaCTGTTTTATAGATGGAAATATATTGATTGATTGTCTAGTTTTTCACTGTAATATATTACCATTGTACAAGTTCTACATATTGTACCAAGTATAACACACCTTTGTAAGTACTTAAAAACGTCATTCCTGTACAAAGTTATTTGTTTTTACTTCATACATAATTTAATCATCATTTTTGGGTAAAGAGTTTTACCCGGtaaatactattattaaaaataataataaaaaagatatAAGAAAGCACAAACGACCTCAAGCGCACCAAGAGGCCCCACGAACAACCAAAACTCAGCTAGAACCTAAACAAAGAACTAGCAAAACTGACACATCTAACAACCTGCCTAACCACTTAACCACTTACATAACCTATAACCAGCCTGATTTCATACCAAACGTGGTTCTTTTCTTAGTAAAAGTTTTCGAAGCCATAAACTCGGCAGTTTCATCTTTATCAGATTCAACATCGCTTTCTTCATCAATTAAATTAAACGCCTCTTTATTCAAAGCATCGAACGCGTTGTGAGTCTTCACTTGTGAACTTTTACTTGTCCCAAATTCCGGCTTCTTTTTGTCTCCCGGAACACTCTTATGCAAgccattattagaattaatattcttCTTGGGCCTATACACCGATCTTTGCTTCGGTTTACTTACCCCAAAAATAGTCTTTTGCTTGTTATTACCCTTTGTAACCTCTTTAGCCCCCTTCTTTCCAACTACCTGAAATCCATCTTCATCGATAGACTGATTAGCCTTGGTGACATTCACCACTTTTGGATACTGGGCATCTGATTGACCAAATTTTGGACACTGAGAGTCTGtgtgtccaaaaatagcacaacaCGCACATTATGGAGGCTTCCATTCATATTCCACCTTTAAAGAACATACGGATTTACTCTTACCATCGACACTCGGGATCGCCAATTGAATATTCTCTTTTAACTCCTTATTTGACGATACCTCAAACAAAGCTCGGGCATAATTCggtcttgtaacaacccaacatcgAATACCGAAACAcgacacattttttttttaaacgggCAAGTAAACTGGCCAGGCCAGATGCGCGGTGCGCGCAGACATGCGCGGCCCGCAGTTGTACATGGAACCAGGTCAGAAATAAAACATGTCAGGTTCCCAAATTCTTATtcatttgcgcggtgcgcacatCATTGCGCGGCGTACACAAAAGGGCTGTTCGCCATTTTTCACATAGAAGGCCCAAACGTCAAAACCCAAAATGCACCTATCATCAACTCGATTACGACCAAAGGTAGTTTACATAATTTCAAGATTAGAGTATACAAAAGGGTACGACGACCCGTACAACACCAAAGTATTTTCGACCcgtaagtttaagtaccaaacaaaagacgagcatggtgttgggattaaactacccaaaacctAGGTCGAATCACAAAAGCCTCCTCTAACAAAATCCCAAGAGGTGAAATCTCTAATCCAAGCATATACCCTTGCCCCTGTCCACGTCGGAGCCTAAAAAagttaaacaacgagagggtaagcaaaacgcttagtgaatgcaatagttatacgcatacatatataatatacctacttgcaaacacttacacacataccgcatacatgctagcaacacaattagcttatcatcacaaatacaaagctattaacctccaataccacaagctagcataacaatagcatatatatatatatatatatatatatatatatatatatatatatatatatatatatatatatatatatatatatatatatatatatatatatgtatatatatatatatataactcgaacaatataatatgcttacgctacaacacaataaccatggttaaccaatcgtacaaggaatggtactcgaatttcccatcggtgttcataacaaccattagagtacttaacacgtcgtaccctAATCCCATGGGTggaatcttaacacgtcgatgcttcaccccgagtggctcttgcagtggcatcttaacacgtcgatacttcactccgagtggtgtcttaacacgtcgacacttcactcatcatcatacttggggtggcatcttaacacatcgatacttgatgtgtgcagcggtgtatacgaaaatactattatattttactacgaaatatgaagaaatgttacacaagttttatataatttatttacagatgggatatacctaaaccttgctacaacgctatattttttcacaactatatttgtataaatatatgtatatatatatatgtatatatatatatacatatatatatatatatatatatgtatatatatatatatatatatatatatataaaagtaatattattattattataaaagggggagttttaccgtttaatgaccggtttgtcgattttaaaacataaattacaattaaaacctaatgtaaaatattaaatataaatatgacttaatttaaagcgtaaagtaaatgacgataattaaaagtgcgattatttaaagtgcgataaataaaatgacgataaataaaagtgcgatgagatataaaataaaagaattatgcttatttaaacttccataatcatgatatttgacgtgttgattttaatttattttcaagggttaattgtccttcgtcctggattatttgaaaagtccatctggttttgtccatagtagtccatcggtcataattataaagtgcgagagtcttggccaaattaaccttatacccgaagtcaaatatattccaactaattggggacttaaactgtaacaaggtcttaatactttgtttaatgattacaccaggttatcgactgcgtgtaatctaaggttttaatactttgttaacatttacaccaattacccttgaatgtaatccacccttgttttaatgagtccattggctattaatctatccccgtgtccggtcaaatgaataatttttagtatttataaatatcccgctcaccgtacccagtcaagcgtatgtggttatatatagatacgtcaaattataaatctctatattaaattaacaagatataat includes these proteins:
- the LOC139852970 gene encoding probable indole-3-pyruvate monooxygenase YUCCA5; this encodes MFSFSNQNKFCGRRCVWVNGPVIVGAGPSGLAVSACLREQGIPFVVIERSDCIASLWQKRTYDRLKLHLPKKFCQLPKLPFPEEYPEYPTKRQFITYLENYAQKFGIKPQFNECVQSAKYDEACKLWRVVTVSTNGSGRAETEYICQMLVVASGENAEGVVPEIDGLKDFSSEVIHAKDYKSGEKYQGKKVLVVGCGNSGMELSLDLSNHNAKPFMVVRSSVHVLPREIMGKSTFDIAMVVMKWLPLWLVDKLILLLAWFILGNTQNYGIKRPSLGPLQLKNHYGKTPVLDIGALEKVRSGEITVVPGIKRFNCNSVELVNGETLDIDSVVLATGYCSNVPYWLQETEFFAKNGFPKTPFPNGWKGKCGLYASGFTRRGLAGASADAIKISEDIAKVWNEEFNQRKLKVPSLRRCISTF